The following coding sequences lie in one Colias croceus chromosome 1, ilColCroc2.1 genomic window:
- the LOC123691593 gene encoding N-alpha-acetyltransferase 35, NatC auxiliary subunit isoform X2: MDSLGTAPEVTYNWVDITSDFFKHIQDLQLGELLHDGHLFGLFEAMSAIEMMDPKMDAGIMCNRGNPKPLNFQQAVACGKLKIDDLEPSELIGIIDATMACIVSWLEGHSLAQTVFTNLYLHQPYSIPNKTLKAYCVAVYKLLDCIRECINKAQVFEEEDFLPVCYGYRLGSTPQSGNSNDASLDVTEQKCIAMLREQEEELNKKAKSIEDEANNGWAALAARIRFTRMFYQALLLITKRDSQSGADCVALLNGCSEMMKVIIKTAGKGTQPVENSDAPNPMGFEPMINQRLLPPTFPRYTRIKPRPEALQYFDELVTRLRHAWKITSCTNFHTALDFFMEFSRQRACILSRSALQLLYLSPSPASMASMAQGALNTGPVGQTRPHHVFIEILRDSVKCFVNPPALTAKSTSGAPPAREFVENFLARCVRPFAVLLQVCGHNRARQRDKLAMLLDEFATLQEEAESVDALVSSAAGTPPRACFGTWILYHVLRVMIAYLLSGLELELYSVHEYHYIFWYLYEFLYGWLVSALGRAEGLSGEAGRRCEKKSGARKLKKRARPYAREGLLCQVLQNMCGGYYKALVAFKLQGKIRQPQSQFDNEAVRYKHRFAPLSVLTPPQVHYHEFCEMTQPLQYENPVILYFGGCKHFQQARNLLETITTPDQEVTDLLKVAKTNFIVLKLLADGHKKDSTTQPEFDFSVHRHFPIIKLV, from the exons ATGGATTCCCTGGGCACAGCACCGGAGGTGACCTATAATTGGGTGGACATTACAAGTGATTTCTTTAAACACATACAAG ATCTGCAGTTAGGTGAACTGCTTCATGATGGCCACCTCTTTGGACTGTTTGAGGCTATGTCAGCAATTGAGATGATGGACCCCAAGATGGACGCCGGCATCATGTGCAATAGAGGCAACCCAAAACCTTTGAATTTTCAACAGGCGGTAGCA TGTGGCAAGTTGAAAATTGATGACTTGGAACCCAGCGAGTTGATAGGCATAATAGATGCGACCATGGCTTGTATTGTATCCTGGCTGGAGGGACATTCACTAGCACAAACAGTGTTTACCAATCTATACCTTCATCAGCCGTACTCTATACCAAATAAGACATTGAAGGCATACTGTGTTGCCGTTTATAAATTACTGGACTGCATCAGGGAATgtattaataa AGCCCAAGTATTTGAAGAAGAGGATTTCCTTCCAGTTTGCTATGGTTATAGATTAGGGTCTACTCCGCAGTCTGGTAACTCGAATGACGCAAGTCTAGATGTCACAGAACAGAAATGTATCGCCATGCTACGAGAACAGGAAGAGGAATTGAATAAGAAAGCAAAGAGTATTGAAGATGAG GCTAACAACGGCTGGGCAGCTCTAGCCGCTCGAATAAGGTTCACTAGAATGTTCTATCAAGCACTTCTGTTAATAACGAAACGAGACTCCCAGTCTGGGGCGGATTGCGTCGCATTGTTAAATGGATGCTCTGAAATGATGAAGGTTATCATAAAAACCGCTGGGAAAGGAACTCAACCTGTTgaaaatt CTGACGCACCAAATCCAATGGGTTTTGAGCCAATGATAAACCAACGCTTACTGCCGCCCACGTTTCCTCGCTACACGAGAATCAAACCTCGTCCTGAggctttacaatattttgacGAGCTTGTCACAAGATTGCGACACGCGTGGAAAATCACGTCTTGTACTAATTTTCATACTGCTTTG GATTTCTTCATGGAATTCAGCCGGCAACGTGCGTGCATTCTCTCACGATCAGCGCTACAGTTACTATACTTGAGTCCATCCCCCGCTTCTATGGCGTCCATGGCTCAAGGTGCTTTGAACACTGGTCCAGTTGGTCAGACGAGACCACATCATGTGTTTATCGAGATTTTAAGGGATTCGGTCAAGTGTTTTGTTAATCCGCCTGCGTTGACCGCTAAATCTACGTCTGGTGCGCCTCCA GCACGTGAATTCGTAGAGAATTTCCTAGCGCGTTGCGTGCGTCCGTTCGCCGTGTTACTGCAAGTGTGCGGCCACAACCGCGCGAGACAACGCGACAAACTCGCCATGTTGCTTGATGAGTTCGCGACTTTGCAAGAAGAg gCGGAAAGTGTAGACGCGTTAGTTAGTAGTGCGGCGGGAACTCCGCCGCGTGCGTGCTTCGGCACTTGGATATTGTACCACGTGTTGAGAGTTATGATCGCTTATCTATTGAGTGGCTTGGAGCTTGAATTGTACAGTGTACATGAGTAccattatatattttg GTATCTATACGAGTTCCTCTACGGCTGGCTGGTATCAGCGCTCGGTCGAGCTGAAGGTCTCTCCGGAGAAGCGGGAAGACGATGCGAAAAGAAAAGTGGCGCCCGAAAGTTGAAGAAACGTGCTCGCCCTTACGCAAGGGAGGGGTTATTGTGCCAAGTACTGCAAAATATGTGTGGAGGGTACTACAAG GCGCTCGTAGCGTTCAAGCTGCAAGGCAAGATCCGCCAGCCCCAATCGCAGTTCGACAACGAAGCGGTGCGCTACAAGCACAGGTTCGCGCCGCTCTCCGTGCTCACACCGCCGCAGGTGCACTACCACGAGTTCTGTGAAATGACACAACCACTACA GTATGAAAATCCTGTGATTTTGTACTTTGGCGGTTGCAAGCATTTCCAGCAAGCAAGGAATCTCTTGGAGACTATCACAACACCTGATCAAGag GTCACGGATCTACTAAAAGTTGCAAAAACTAATTTCATAGTTCTAAAGTTATTAGCAGATGGCCATAAGAAAGACTCCACAACTCAACCGGAATTCGATTTCTCTGTACATAGACATTTTCCTATTATCAAAttggtttaa
- the LOC123692195 gene encoding uncharacterized protein LOC123692195 isoform X2 codes for MEEESGCQLRKRRFAGNPNLALNLEVGYQVNEGCSSRGTPSPCHSKVAATPTSAQLRQEFRNKQQSFDLPVEDCEEIEIIIESDEEEGEKEENATAVIKVDRPITPTPVQDFGASVVYTEGPQAMDFLNVNAIEHDCYTDVSDADSDDEEEN; via the exons ATGGAAGAAGAATCCGGCTGTCAACTCCGTAAACGAAGGTTTGCTGGAAACCCGAATTTAGCGCTAAACTTGGAAGTAGGGTATCAAGTGAATGAAGGCTGCAGCAGTCGTGGTACTCCATCGCCCTGTCATAGCAAAGTGGCAGCCACGCCGACATCAGCTCAACTCCGACAAGAATTCAGAAATAAACAACAATCCTTTGATTTGCCG GTTGAGGATTGCgaagaaatagaaataataatagagaGTGATGAAGAAGAAGGGGAGAAAGAAGAAAATGCGACAGCTGTTATTAAAGTAGACCGTCCTATAACACCTACACCGGTCCAGGACTTTGGAGCCAGCGTAGTATATACTGAAG GGCCTCAAGCAATGGATTTTTTGAACGTAAACGCCATTGAACACGATTGCTACACTGACGTCTCGGACGCTGACTCAGATGATGAAgaggaaaattaa
- the LOC123692195 gene encoding uncharacterized protein LOC123692195 isoform X1: MEDINMFKRSPTMEEESGCQLRKRRFAGNPNLALNLEVGYQVNEGCSSRGTPSPCHSKVAATPTSAQLRQEFRNKQQSFDLPVEDCEEIEIIIESDEEEGEKEENATAVIKVDRPITPTPVQDFGASVVYTEGPQAMDFLNVNAIEHDCYTDVSDADSDDEEEN, translated from the exons TCCCACAATGGAAGAAGAATCCGGCTGTCAACTCCGTAAACGAAGGTTTGCTGGAAACCCGAATTTAGCGCTAAACTTGGAAGTAGGGTATCAAGTGAATGAAGGCTGCAGCAGTCGTGGTACTCCATCGCCCTGTCATAGCAAAGTGGCAGCCACGCCGACATCAGCTCAACTCCGACAAGAATTCAGAAATAAACAACAATCCTTTGATTTGCCG GTTGAGGATTGCgaagaaatagaaataataatagagaGTGATGAAGAAGAAGGGGAGAAAGAAGAAAATGCGACAGCTGTTATTAAAGTAGACCGTCCTATAACACCTACACCGGTCCAGGACTTTGGAGCCAGCGTAGTATATACTGAAG GGCCTCAAGCAATGGATTTTTTGAACGTAAACGCCATTGAACACGATTGCTACACTGACGTCTCGGACGCTGACTCAGATGATGAAgaggaaaattaa
- the LOC123691593 gene encoding N-alpha-acetyltransferase 35, NatC auxiliary subunit isoform X1: MGDSDDYYYGDGAMDSLGTAPEVTYNWVDITSDFFKHIQDLQLGELLHDGHLFGLFEAMSAIEMMDPKMDAGIMCNRGNPKPLNFQQAVACGKLKIDDLEPSELIGIIDATMACIVSWLEGHSLAQTVFTNLYLHQPYSIPNKTLKAYCVAVYKLLDCIRECINKAQVFEEEDFLPVCYGYRLGSTPQSGNSNDASLDVTEQKCIAMLREQEEELNKKAKSIEDEANNGWAALAARIRFTRMFYQALLLITKRDSQSGADCVALLNGCSEMMKVIIKTAGKGTQPVENSDAPNPMGFEPMINQRLLPPTFPRYTRIKPRPEALQYFDELVTRLRHAWKITSCTNFHTALDFFMEFSRQRACILSRSALQLLYLSPSPASMASMAQGALNTGPVGQTRPHHVFIEILRDSVKCFVNPPALTAKSTSGAPPAREFVENFLARCVRPFAVLLQVCGHNRARQRDKLAMLLDEFATLQEEAESVDALVSSAAGTPPRACFGTWILYHVLRVMIAYLLSGLELELYSVHEYHYIFWYLYEFLYGWLVSALGRAEGLSGEAGRRCEKKSGARKLKKRARPYAREGLLCQVLQNMCGGYYKALVAFKLQGKIRQPQSQFDNEAVRYKHRFAPLSVLTPPQVHYHEFCEMTQPLQYENPVILYFGGCKHFQQARNLLETITTPDQEVTDLLKVAKTNFIVLKLLADGHKKDSTTQPEFDFSVHRHFPIIKLV, translated from the exons ATGGGTGATAGcgatgattattattatggtGACGG AGCCATGGATTCCCTGGGCACAGCACCGGAGGTGACCTATAATTGGGTGGACATTACAAGTGATTTCTTTAAACACATACAAG ATCTGCAGTTAGGTGAACTGCTTCATGATGGCCACCTCTTTGGACTGTTTGAGGCTATGTCAGCAATTGAGATGATGGACCCCAAGATGGACGCCGGCATCATGTGCAATAGAGGCAACCCAAAACCTTTGAATTTTCAACAGGCGGTAGCA TGTGGCAAGTTGAAAATTGATGACTTGGAACCCAGCGAGTTGATAGGCATAATAGATGCGACCATGGCTTGTATTGTATCCTGGCTGGAGGGACATTCACTAGCACAAACAGTGTTTACCAATCTATACCTTCATCAGCCGTACTCTATACCAAATAAGACATTGAAGGCATACTGTGTTGCCGTTTATAAATTACTGGACTGCATCAGGGAATgtattaataa AGCCCAAGTATTTGAAGAAGAGGATTTCCTTCCAGTTTGCTATGGTTATAGATTAGGGTCTACTCCGCAGTCTGGTAACTCGAATGACGCAAGTCTAGATGTCACAGAACAGAAATGTATCGCCATGCTACGAGAACAGGAAGAGGAATTGAATAAGAAAGCAAAGAGTATTGAAGATGAG GCTAACAACGGCTGGGCAGCTCTAGCCGCTCGAATAAGGTTCACTAGAATGTTCTATCAAGCACTTCTGTTAATAACGAAACGAGACTCCCAGTCTGGGGCGGATTGCGTCGCATTGTTAAATGGATGCTCTGAAATGATGAAGGTTATCATAAAAACCGCTGGGAAAGGAACTCAACCTGTTgaaaatt CTGACGCACCAAATCCAATGGGTTTTGAGCCAATGATAAACCAACGCTTACTGCCGCCCACGTTTCCTCGCTACACGAGAATCAAACCTCGTCCTGAggctttacaatattttgacGAGCTTGTCACAAGATTGCGACACGCGTGGAAAATCACGTCTTGTACTAATTTTCATACTGCTTTG GATTTCTTCATGGAATTCAGCCGGCAACGTGCGTGCATTCTCTCACGATCAGCGCTACAGTTACTATACTTGAGTCCATCCCCCGCTTCTATGGCGTCCATGGCTCAAGGTGCTTTGAACACTGGTCCAGTTGGTCAGACGAGACCACATCATGTGTTTATCGAGATTTTAAGGGATTCGGTCAAGTGTTTTGTTAATCCGCCTGCGTTGACCGCTAAATCTACGTCTGGTGCGCCTCCA GCACGTGAATTCGTAGAGAATTTCCTAGCGCGTTGCGTGCGTCCGTTCGCCGTGTTACTGCAAGTGTGCGGCCACAACCGCGCGAGACAACGCGACAAACTCGCCATGTTGCTTGATGAGTTCGCGACTTTGCAAGAAGAg gCGGAAAGTGTAGACGCGTTAGTTAGTAGTGCGGCGGGAACTCCGCCGCGTGCGTGCTTCGGCACTTGGATATTGTACCACGTGTTGAGAGTTATGATCGCTTATCTATTGAGTGGCTTGGAGCTTGAATTGTACAGTGTACATGAGTAccattatatattttg GTATCTATACGAGTTCCTCTACGGCTGGCTGGTATCAGCGCTCGGTCGAGCTGAAGGTCTCTCCGGAGAAGCGGGAAGACGATGCGAAAAGAAAAGTGGCGCCCGAAAGTTGAAGAAACGTGCTCGCCCTTACGCAAGGGAGGGGTTATTGTGCCAAGTACTGCAAAATATGTGTGGAGGGTACTACAAG GCGCTCGTAGCGTTCAAGCTGCAAGGCAAGATCCGCCAGCCCCAATCGCAGTTCGACAACGAAGCGGTGCGCTACAAGCACAGGTTCGCGCCGCTCTCCGTGCTCACACCGCCGCAGGTGCACTACCACGAGTTCTGTGAAATGACACAACCACTACA GTATGAAAATCCTGTGATTTTGTACTTTGGCGGTTGCAAGCATTTCCAGCAAGCAAGGAATCTCTTGGAGACTATCACAACACCTGATCAAGag GTCACGGATCTACTAAAAGTTGCAAAAACTAATTTCATAGTTCTAAAGTTATTAGCAGATGGCCATAAGAAAGACTCCACAACTCAACCGGAATTCGATTTCTCTGTACATAGACATTTTCCTATTATCAAAttggtttaa